The proteins below are encoded in one region of Ursus arctos isolate Adak ecotype North America unplaced genomic scaffold, UrsArc2.0 scaffold_24, whole genome shotgun sequence:
- the SPATA20 gene encoding spermatogenesis-associated protein 20 isoform X3, whose product MLGARARLGRGLPLPRAGPGLAASRRGSSSRDKDRSVTVSSTVPMPVGGKGSRTSCSPSTLQKVPNRLINEKSPYLLQHAYNPVDWYPWGQEAFDKARKENKPIFLSVGYSTCHWCHMMEEESFQNEEIGRLLSEDFVSVKVDREERPDVDKVYMTFVQATSSGGGWPMNVWLTPNLQPFVGGTYFPPEDGLTRVGFRTVLLRIREQWKQNKTTLLENSQRVTTALLARSEISMGDRQVPPSAATMNSRCFQQLDEGYDEEYGGFAEAPKFPTPVILNFLFSYWLSHRLTQDGSRAQQMALHTLKMMANGGIRDHVGQISGDEFYSDVAKGILQYVARNLSHRSGGFYSAEDADSPPERGMRPKEGAFYVWTVKEVQQLLPEPVLGATEPLTSGQLLMKHYGLTEAGNISPSQDPKGELQGQNVLTVRYSLELTAARFGLDVDAVRTLLNTGLEKLFQARKHRPKPHLDSKMLAAWNGLMVSGYAVTGAVLGLERLITCAINGAKFLKRHMFDVARGRLMRTCYAGPGGTVEHSNPPCWGFLEDYAFVVRGLLDLYEASQESSWLEWALRLQDTQDRLFWDTRGGGYFCSEAELGAGLPLRLKDDQDGAEPSANSVSAHNLLRLHGFTGHKDWMDKCVCLLTAFSERMRRVPVALPEMVRALSAHQQTLKQIVICGDPQAKDTKALLQCVHSIYIPNKVLILANGDPSSFLSRQLPFLSTLRRLEDRATAYVCENQACSMPITEPNELRKLLHQ is encoded by the exons ATGCTGGGCGCAAGGGCCCGGCTGGGCCGCGGCCTCCCGCTGCCCCGCGCCGGGCCCGGCCTCGCCGCAAGCCGCAG GGGTAGCTCCTCCCGGGACAAGGACCGAAGTGTGACTGTCAGCAGTACGGTGCCCATGCCTGTTGGAGGGAAGGGAAGCCGGACCAGCTGCTCCCCATCCACACTCCAGAAGGTTCCCAATCGCCTGATCAATGAGAAGTCACCATACCTCCTGCAACATGCTTACAACCCTGTGGACTG GTATCCCTGGGGGCAGGAAGCCTTCGACAAGgccaggaaagaaaacaagccaATTTTCCTTTCAG TGGGGTACTCCACCTGTCACTGGTGCCACATGATGGAGGAGGAATCCTTCCAGAACGAGGAGATTGGCCGCCTGCTCAGTGAGGACTTCGTCAGCGTGAAGGTTGACCGGGAGGAGCGGCCGGATGTGGACAAGGTGTATATGACCTTTGTGCAA GCCACCAGCAGCGGTGGGGGCTGGCCCATGAATGTGTGGTTGACTCCCAACCTCCAGCCCTTTGTGGGAGGCACCTATTTTCCCCCTGAGGATGGCTTGACCCGAGTTGGCTTCCGCACGGTGCTGCTGAGGATACGGGAGCAG TGGAAACAGAACAAGACCACTCTGCTGGAGAACAGCCAGCGTGTCACCACGGCCCTGCTGGCCCGCTCGGAGATCAGCATGGGCGACCGGCAGGTGCCCCCCTCTGCCGCCACCATGAACAGCCGCTGCTTCCAGCAGCTGGATGAGGGCTATGATGAGGAGTACGGTGGCTTTGCGGAGGCCCCCAAGTTCCCCACGCCGG TGATCCTGAACTTCCTGTTCTCCTATTGGCTCAGCCATCGACTAACCCAGGATGGCTCTCGGGCCCAACAGATGGCCTTGCACACCCTGAAAATGATGGCTAACGGGGGCATCCGAGACCACGTGGGACAG ATCTCCGGGGACGAGTTCTACTCCGACGTTGCCAAAGGCATCCTGCAGTACGTGGCTCGGAACCTGAGTCATCGG tCTGGAGGCTTCTATAGTGCAGAAGACGCAGACTCCCCCCCAGAGCGGGGCATGCGGCCCAAAGAGGGTGCCTTCTATGTGTGGACAGTGAAAGAGGTCCAGCAGCTCCTTCCTGAGCCTGTGCTGGGTGCCACTGAGCCCCTGACCTCGGGCCAGCTCCTCATGAAGCACTACGGGCTCACGGAGGCTGGCAATATCAGCCCCAGTCAG GACCCCaagggggagctgcagggccaGAATGTGCTGACTGTCCGGTATTCGCTGGAACTGACCGCTGCCCGCTTTGGCCTGGACGTGGATGCTGTCCGGACCTTGCTCAACACGGGACTGGAGAAGCTCTTCCAGGCCCGGAAACATCGGCCGAAGCCACACCTGGACAGCAAGATGCTGGCCGCCTGGAACG GACTGATGGTGTCTGGCTATGCCGTGACTGGGGCTGTCCTGGGCCTGGAAAGGCTGATCACCTGTGCCATCAATGGTGCCAAGTTCCTGAAACGGCATATGTTTGACGTGGCCAGAGGCCGCCTGATGCGGACCTGCTACGCGGGTCCCGGGGGAACCGTGGAGCACAG CAACCCGCCCTGCTGGGGCTTCCTGGAAGACTACGCCTTTGTAGTCCGGGGCCTACTGGACCTGTACGAGGCCTCACAGGAGAGCTCCTGGCTCGAGTGGGCTCTGCGGCTGCAGGACACGCAGGACAGGCTTTTCTGGGACACCCGCGGCGGCGGCTACTTCTGCAGTGAGGCCGAACTGGGGGCTGGTCTGCCCCTGCGTCTGAAGGACG ACCAGGATGGCGCGGAGCCCAGTGCCAACTCCGTGTCGGCGCACAATCTGCTTCGGCTGCACGGCTTTACGGGGCACAAAGACTGGATGGACAAGTGTGTGTGCCTATTGACCGCCTTCTCTGAGCGCATGCGCCGCGTCCCCGTGGCATTGCCCGAGATGGTCCGCGCCCTCTCAGCCCATCAGCAGACCCTCAAGCAG ATCGTGATCTGTGGAGACCCCCAGGCCAAGGACACCAAGGCTCTGTTGCAGTGTGTGCACTCCATCTACATCCCTAACAAG GTGCTGATCCTGGCCAACGGAGACCCCTCCAGCTTCCTGTCCCGCCAGCTGCCCTTCCTCAGTACCCTGCGGCGGCTGGAAGATCGGGCCACGGCCTACGTGTGTGAGAACCAAGCCTGCTCGATGCCCATCACGGAGCCCAATGAGTTACGGAAACTGTTACACCAGTGA
- the SPATA20 gene encoding spermatogenesis-associated protein 20 isoform X2: MLGARARLGRGLPLPRAGPGLAASRRGSSSRDKDRSVTVSSTVPMPVGGKGSRTSCSPSTLQKVPNRLINEKSPYLLQHAYNPVDWYPWGQEAFDKARKENKPIFLSVGYSTCHWCHMMEEESFQNEEIGRLLSEDFVSVKVDREERPDVDKATSSGGGWPMNVWLTPNLQPFVGGTYFPPEDGLTRVGFRTVLLRIREQWKQNKTTLLENSQRVTTALLARSEISMGDRQVPPSAATMNSRCFQQLDEGYDEEYGGFAEAPKFPTPVILNFLFSYWLSHRLTQDGSRAQQMALHTLKMMANGGIRDHVGQGFHRYSTDRQWHIPHFEKMLYDQAQLAVAYTQAFQISGDEFYSDVAKGILQYVARNLSHRSGGFYSAEDADSPPERGMRPKEGAFYVWTVKEVQQLLPEPVLGATEPLTSGQLLMKHYGLTEAGNISPSQDPKGELQGQNVLTVRYSLELTAARFGLDVDAVRTLLNTGLEKLFQARKHRPKPHLDSKMLAAWNGLMVSGYAVTGAVLGLERLITCAINGAKFLKRHMFDVARGRLMRTCYAGPGGTVEHSNPPCWGFLEDYAFVVRGLLDLYEASQESSWLEWALRLQDTQDRLFWDTRGGGYFCSEAELGAGLPLRLKDDQDGAEPSANSVSAHNLLRLHGFTGHKDWMDKCVCLLTAFSERMRRVPVALPEMVRALSAHQQTLKQIVICGDPQAKDTKALLQCVHSIYIPNKVLILANGDPSSFLSRQLPFLSTLRRLEDRATAYVCENQACSMPITEPNELRKLLHQ; the protein is encoded by the exons ATGCTGGGCGCAAGGGCCCGGCTGGGCCGCGGCCTCCCGCTGCCCCGCGCCGGGCCCGGCCTCGCCGCAAGCCGCAG GGGTAGCTCCTCCCGGGACAAGGACCGAAGTGTGACTGTCAGCAGTACGGTGCCCATGCCTGTTGGAGGGAAGGGAAGCCGGACCAGCTGCTCCCCATCCACACTCCAGAAGGTTCCCAATCGCCTGATCAATGAGAAGTCACCATACCTCCTGCAACATGCTTACAACCCTGTGGACTG GTATCCCTGGGGGCAGGAAGCCTTCGACAAGgccaggaaagaaaacaagccaATTTTCCTTTCAG TGGGGTACTCCACCTGTCACTGGTGCCACATGATGGAGGAGGAATCCTTCCAGAACGAGGAGATTGGCCGCCTGCTCAGTGAGGACTTCGTCAGCGTGAAGGTTGACCGGGAGGAGCGGCCGGATGTGGACAAG GCCACCAGCAGCGGTGGGGGCTGGCCCATGAATGTGTGGTTGACTCCCAACCTCCAGCCCTTTGTGGGAGGCACCTATTTTCCCCCTGAGGATGGCTTGACCCGAGTTGGCTTCCGCACGGTGCTGCTGAGGATACGGGAGCAG TGGAAACAGAACAAGACCACTCTGCTGGAGAACAGCCAGCGTGTCACCACGGCCCTGCTGGCCCGCTCGGAGATCAGCATGGGCGACCGGCAGGTGCCCCCCTCTGCCGCCACCATGAACAGCCGCTGCTTCCAGCAGCTGGATGAGGGCTATGATGAGGAGTACGGTGGCTTTGCGGAGGCCCCCAAGTTCCCCACGCCGG TGATCCTGAACTTCCTGTTCTCCTATTGGCTCAGCCATCGACTAACCCAGGATGGCTCTCGGGCCCAACAGATGGCCTTGCACACCCTGAAAATGATGGCTAACGGGGGCATCCGAGACCACGTGGGACAG GGTTTCCACCGCTACTCCACTGACCGCCAGTGGCACATCCCCCACTTTGAGAAGATGCTGTACGACCAGGCACAGCTCGCGGTGGCCTATACGCAGGCCTTCCAG ATCTCCGGGGACGAGTTCTACTCCGACGTTGCCAAAGGCATCCTGCAGTACGTGGCTCGGAACCTGAGTCATCGG tCTGGAGGCTTCTATAGTGCAGAAGACGCAGACTCCCCCCCAGAGCGGGGCATGCGGCCCAAAGAGGGTGCCTTCTATGTGTGGACAGTGAAAGAGGTCCAGCAGCTCCTTCCTGAGCCTGTGCTGGGTGCCACTGAGCCCCTGACCTCGGGCCAGCTCCTCATGAAGCACTACGGGCTCACGGAGGCTGGCAATATCAGCCCCAGTCAG GACCCCaagggggagctgcagggccaGAATGTGCTGACTGTCCGGTATTCGCTGGAACTGACCGCTGCCCGCTTTGGCCTGGACGTGGATGCTGTCCGGACCTTGCTCAACACGGGACTGGAGAAGCTCTTCCAGGCCCGGAAACATCGGCCGAAGCCACACCTGGACAGCAAGATGCTGGCCGCCTGGAACG GACTGATGGTGTCTGGCTATGCCGTGACTGGGGCTGTCCTGGGCCTGGAAAGGCTGATCACCTGTGCCATCAATGGTGCCAAGTTCCTGAAACGGCATATGTTTGACGTGGCCAGAGGCCGCCTGATGCGGACCTGCTACGCGGGTCCCGGGGGAACCGTGGAGCACAG CAACCCGCCCTGCTGGGGCTTCCTGGAAGACTACGCCTTTGTAGTCCGGGGCCTACTGGACCTGTACGAGGCCTCACAGGAGAGCTCCTGGCTCGAGTGGGCTCTGCGGCTGCAGGACACGCAGGACAGGCTTTTCTGGGACACCCGCGGCGGCGGCTACTTCTGCAGTGAGGCCGAACTGGGGGCTGGTCTGCCCCTGCGTCTGAAGGACG ACCAGGATGGCGCGGAGCCCAGTGCCAACTCCGTGTCGGCGCACAATCTGCTTCGGCTGCACGGCTTTACGGGGCACAAAGACTGGATGGACAAGTGTGTGTGCCTATTGACCGCCTTCTCTGAGCGCATGCGCCGCGTCCCCGTGGCATTGCCCGAGATGGTCCGCGCCCTCTCAGCCCATCAGCAGACCCTCAAGCAG ATCGTGATCTGTGGAGACCCCCAGGCCAAGGACACCAAGGCTCTGTTGCAGTGTGTGCACTCCATCTACATCCCTAACAAG GTGCTGATCCTGGCCAACGGAGACCCCTCCAGCTTCCTGTCCCGCCAGCTGCCCTTCCTCAGTACCCTGCGGCGGCTGGAAGATCGGGCCACGGCCTACGTGTGTGAGAACCAAGCCTGCTCGATGCCCATCACGGAGCCCAATGAGTTACGGAAACTGTTACACCAGTGA
- the SPATA20 gene encoding spermatogenesis-associated protein 20 isoform X4, whose protein sequence is MPVGGKGSRTSCSPSTLQKVPNRLINEKSPYLLQHAYNPVDWYPWGQEAFDKARKENKPIFLSVGYSTCHWCHMMEEESFQNEEIGRLLSEDFVSVKVDREERPDVDKVYMTFVQATSSGGGWPMNVWLTPNLQPFVGGTYFPPEDGLTRVGFRTVLLRIREQWKQNKTTLLENSQRVTTALLARSEISMGDRQVPPSAATMNSRCFQQLDEGYDEEYGGFAEAPKFPTPVILNFLFSYWLSHRLTQDGSRAQQMALHTLKMMANGGIRDHVGQGFHRYSTDRQWHIPHFEKMLYDQAQLAVAYTQAFQISGDEFYSDVAKGILQYVARNLSHRSGGFYSAEDADSPPERGMRPKEGAFYVWTVKEVQQLLPEPVLGATEPLTSGQLLMKHYGLTEAGNISPSQDPKGELQGQNVLTVRYSLELTAARFGLDVDAVRTLLNTGLEKLFQARKHRPKPHLDSKMLAAWNGLMVSGYAVTGAVLGLERLITCAINGAKFLKRHMFDVARGRLMRTCYAGPGGTVEHSNPPCWGFLEDYAFVVRGLLDLYEASQESSWLEWALRLQDTQDRLFWDTRGGGYFCSEAELGAGLPLRLKDDQDGAEPSANSVSAHNLLRLHGFTGHKDWMDKCVCLLTAFSERMRRVPVALPEMVRALSAHQQTLKQIVICGDPQAKDTKALLQCVHSIYIPNKVLILANGDPSSFLSRQLPFLSTLRRLEDRATAYVCENQACSMPITEPNELRKLLHQ, encoded by the exons ATGCCTGTTGGAGGGAAGGGAAGCCGGACCAGCTGCTCCCCATCCACACTCCAGAAGGTTCCCAATCGCCTGATCAATGAGAAGTCACCATACCTCCTGCAACATGCTTACAACCCTGTGGACTG GTATCCCTGGGGGCAGGAAGCCTTCGACAAGgccaggaaagaaaacaagccaATTTTCCTTTCAG TGGGGTACTCCACCTGTCACTGGTGCCACATGATGGAGGAGGAATCCTTCCAGAACGAGGAGATTGGCCGCCTGCTCAGTGAGGACTTCGTCAGCGTGAAGGTTGACCGGGAGGAGCGGCCGGATGTGGACAAGGTGTATATGACCTTTGTGCAA GCCACCAGCAGCGGTGGGGGCTGGCCCATGAATGTGTGGTTGACTCCCAACCTCCAGCCCTTTGTGGGAGGCACCTATTTTCCCCCTGAGGATGGCTTGACCCGAGTTGGCTTCCGCACGGTGCTGCTGAGGATACGGGAGCAG TGGAAACAGAACAAGACCACTCTGCTGGAGAACAGCCAGCGTGTCACCACGGCCCTGCTGGCCCGCTCGGAGATCAGCATGGGCGACCGGCAGGTGCCCCCCTCTGCCGCCACCATGAACAGCCGCTGCTTCCAGCAGCTGGATGAGGGCTATGATGAGGAGTACGGTGGCTTTGCGGAGGCCCCCAAGTTCCCCACGCCGG TGATCCTGAACTTCCTGTTCTCCTATTGGCTCAGCCATCGACTAACCCAGGATGGCTCTCGGGCCCAACAGATGGCCTTGCACACCCTGAAAATGATGGCTAACGGGGGCATCCGAGACCACGTGGGACAG GGTTTCCACCGCTACTCCACTGACCGCCAGTGGCACATCCCCCACTTTGAGAAGATGCTGTACGACCAGGCACAGCTCGCGGTGGCCTATACGCAGGCCTTCCAG ATCTCCGGGGACGAGTTCTACTCCGACGTTGCCAAAGGCATCCTGCAGTACGTGGCTCGGAACCTGAGTCATCGG tCTGGAGGCTTCTATAGTGCAGAAGACGCAGACTCCCCCCCAGAGCGGGGCATGCGGCCCAAAGAGGGTGCCTTCTATGTGTGGACAGTGAAAGAGGTCCAGCAGCTCCTTCCTGAGCCTGTGCTGGGTGCCACTGAGCCCCTGACCTCGGGCCAGCTCCTCATGAAGCACTACGGGCTCACGGAGGCTGGCAATATCAGCCCCAGTCAG GACCCCaagggggagctgcagggccaGAATGTGCTGACTGTCCGGTATTCGCTGGAACTGACCGCTGCCCGCTTTGGCCTGGACGTGGATGCTGTCCGGACCTTGCTCAACACGGGACTGGAGAAGCTCTTCCAGGCCCGGAAACATCGGCCGAAGCCACACCTGGACAGCAAGATGCTGGCCGCCTGGAACG GACTGATGGTGTCTGGCTATGCCGTGACTGGGGCTGTCCTGGGCCTGGAAAGGCTGATCACCTGTGCCATCAATGGTGCCAAGTTCCTGAAACGGCATATGTTTGACGTGGCCAGAGGCCGCCTGATGCGGACCTGCTACGCGGGTCCCGGGGGAACCGTGGAGCACAG CAACCCGCCCTGCTGGGGCTTCCTGGAAGACTACGCCTTTGTAGTCCGGGGCCTACTGGACCTGTACGAGGCCTCACAGGAGAGCTCCTGGCTCGAGTGGGCTCTGCGGCTGCAGGACACGCAGGACAGGCTTTTCTGGGACACCCGCGGCGGCGGCTACTTCTGCAGTGAGGCCGAACTGGGGGCTGGTCTGCCCCTGCGTCTGAAGGACG ACCAGGATGGCGCGGAGCCCAGTGCCAACTCCGTGTCGGCGCACAATCTGCTTCGGCTGCACGGCTTTACGGGGCACAAAGACTGGATGGACAAGTGTGTGTGCCTATTGACCGCCTTCTCTGAGCGCATGCGCCGCGTCCCCGTGGCATTGCCCGAGATGGTCCGCGCCCTCTCAGCCCATCAGCAGACCCTCAAGCAG ATCGTGATCTGTGGAGACCCCCAGGCCAAGGACACCAAGGCTCTGTTGCAGTGTGTGCACTCCATCTACATCCCTAACAAG GTGCTGATCCTGGCCAACGGAGACCCCTCCAGCTTCCTGTCCCGCCAGCTGCCCTTCCTCAGTACCCTGCGGCGGCTGGAAGATCGGGCCACGGCCTACGTGTGTGAGAACCAAGCCTGCTCGATGCCCATCACGGAGCCCAATGAGTTACGGAAACTGTTACACCAGTGA
- the SPATA20 gene encoding spermatogenesis-associated protein 20 isoform X1 gives MLGARARLGRGLPLPRAGPGLAASRRGSSSRDKDRSVTVSSTVPMPVGGKGSRTSCSPSTLQKVPNRLINEKSPYLLQHAYNPVDWYPWGQEAFDKARKENKPIFLSVGYSTCHWCHMMEEESFQNEEIGRLLSEDFVSVKVDREERPDVDKVYMTFVQATSSGGGWPMNVWLTPNLQPFVGGTYFPPEDGLTRVGFRTVLLRIREQWKQNKTTLLENSQRVTTALLARSEISMGDRQVPPSAATMNSRCFQQLDEGYDEEYGGFAEAPKFPTPVILNFLFSYWLSHRLTQDGSRAQQMALHTLKMMANGGIRDHVGQGFHRYSTDRQWHIPHFEKMLYDQAQLAVAYTQAFQISGDEFYSDVAKGILQYVARNLSHRSGGFYSAEDADSPPERGMRPKEGAFYVWTVKEVQQLLPEPVLGATEPLTSGQLLMKHYGLTEAGNISPSQDPKGELQGQNVLTVRYSLELTAARFGLDVDAVRTLLNTGLEKLFQARKHRPKPHLDSKMLAAWNGLMVSGYAVTGAVLGLERLITCAINGAKFLKRHMFDVARGRLMRTCYAGPGGTVEHSNPPCWGFLEDYAFVVRGLLDLYEASQESSWLEWALRLQDTQDRLFWDTRGGGYFCSEAELGAGLPLRLKDDQDGAEPSANSVSAHNLLRLHGFTGHKDWMDKCVCLLTAFSERMRRVPVALPEMVRALSAHQQTLKQIVICGDPQAKDTKALLQCVHSIYIPNKVLILANGDPSSFLSRQLPFLSTLRRLEDRATAYVCENQACSMPITEPNELRKLLHQ, from the exons ATGCTGGGCGCAAGGGCCCGGCTGGGCCGCGGCCTCCCGCTGCCCCGCGCCGGGCCCGGCCTCGCCGCAAGCCGCAG GGGTAGCTCCTCCCGGGACAAGGACCGAAGTGTGACTGTCAGCAGTACGGTGCCCATGCCTGTTGGAGGGAAGGGAAGCCGGACCAGCTGCTCCCCATCCACACTCCAGAAGGTTCCCAATCGCCTGATCAATGAGAAGTCACCATACCTCCTGCAACATGCTTACAACCCTGTGGACTG GTATCCCTGGGGGCAGGAAGCCTTCGACAAGgccaggaaagaaaacaagccaATTTTCCTTTCAG TGGGGTACTCCACCTGTCACTGGTGCCACATGATGGAGGAGGAATCCTTCCAGAACGAGGAGATTGGCCGCCTGCTCAGTGAGGACTTCGTCAGCGTGAAGGTTGACCGGGAGGAGCGGCCGGATGTGGACAAGGTGTATATGACCTTTGTGCAA GCCACCAGCAGCGGTGGGGGCTGGCCCATGAATGTGTGGTTGACTCCCAACCTCCAGCCCTTTGTGGGAGGCACCTATTTTCCCCCTGAGGATGGCTTGACCCGAGTTGGCTTCCGCACGGTGCTGCTGAGGATACGGGAGCAG TGGAAACAGAACAAGACCACTCTGCTGGAGAACAGCCAGCGTGTCACCACGGCCCTGCTGGCCCGCTCGGAGATCAGCATGGGCGACCGGCAGGTGCCCCCCTCTGCCGCCACCATGAACAGCCGCTGCTTCCAGCAGCTGGATGAGGGCTATGATGAGGAGTACGGTGGCTTTGCGGAGGCCCCCAAGTTCCCCACGCCGG TGATCCTGAACTTCCTGTTCTCCTATTGGCTCAGCCATCGACTAACCCAGGATGGCTCTCGGGCCCAACAGATGGCCTTGCACACCCTGAAAATGATGGCTAACGGGGGCATCCGAGACCACGTGGGACAG GGTTTCCACCGCTACTCCACTGACCGCCAGTGGCACATCCCCCACTTTGAGAAGATGCTGTACGACCAGGCACAGCTCGCGGTGGCCTATACGCAGGCCTTCCAG ATCTCCGGGGACGAGTTCTACTCCGACGTTGCCAAAGGCATCCTGCAGTACGTGGCTCGGAACCTGAGTCATCGG tCTGGAGGCTTCTATAGTGCAGAAGACGCAGACTCCCCCCCAGAGCGGGGCATGCGGCCCAAAGAGGGTGCCTTCTATGTGTGGACAGTGAAAGAGGTCCAGCAGCTCCTTCCTGAGCCTGTGCTGGGTGCCACTGAGCCCCTGACCTCGGGCCAGCTCCTCATGAAGCACTACGGGCTCACGGAGGCTGGCAATATCAGCCCCAGTCAG GACCCCaagggggagctgcagggccaGAATGTGCTGACTGTCCGGTATTCGCTGGAACTGACCGCTGCCCGCTTTGGCCTGGACGTGGATGCTGTCCGGACCTTGCTCAACACGGGACTGGAGAAGCTCTTCCAGGCCCGGAAACATCGGCCGAAGCCACACCTGGACAGCAAGATGCTGGCCGCCTGGAACG GACTGATGGTGTCTGGCTATGCCGTGACTGGGGCTGTCCTGGGCCTGGAAAGGCTGATCACCTGTGCCATCAATGGTGCCAAGTTCCTGAAACGGCATATGTTTGACGTGGCCAGAGGCCGCCTGATGCGGACCTGCTACGCGGGTCCCGGGGGAACCGTGGAGCACAG CAACCCGCCCTGCTGGGGCTTCCTGGAAGACTACGCCTTTGTAGTCCGGGGCCTACTGGACCTGTACGAGGCCTCACAGGAGAGCTCCTGGCTCGAGTGGGCTCTGCGGCTGCAGGACACGCAGGACAGGCTTTTCTGGGACACCCGCGGCGGCGGCTACTTCTGCAGTGAGGCCGAACTGGGGGCTGGTCTGCCCCTGCGTCTGAAGGACG ACCAGGATGGCGCGGAGCCCAGTGCCAACTCCGTGTCGGCGCACAATCTGCTTCGGCTGCACGGCTTTACGGGGCACAAAGACTGGATGGACAAGTGTGTGTGCCTATTGACCGCCTTCTCTGAGCGCATGCGCCGCGTCCCCGTGGCATTGCCCGAGATGGTCCGCGCCCTCTCAGCCCATCAGCAGACCCTCAAGCAG ATCGTGATCTGTGGAGACCCCCAGGCCAAGGACACCAAGGCTCTGTTGCAGTGTGTGCACTCCATCTACATCCCTAACAAG GTGCTGATCCTGGCCAACGGAGACCCCTCCAGCTTCCTGTCCCGCCAGCTGCCCTTCCTCAGTACCCTGCGGCGGCTGGAAGATCGGGCCACGGCCTACGTGTGTGAGAACCAAGCCTGCTCGATGCCCATCACGGAGCCCAATGAGTTACGGAAACTGTTACACCAGTGA